The Stenotrophomonas maltophilia genome includes a region encoding these proteins:
- a CDS encoding linear amide C-N hydrolase, translated as MARMKWMGRGMLAVALAAAVAPALACTRAVYLGDNGDVITARSMDWKVDVATNLYILPRGIARTGQAGPKSLAWTARYGSVVATGYDVSTTDGMNEKGLVANLLWLVESEYPQQRGNKPGLAISLWAQYVLDNFATVEEAVAALKREPYAIVTDKVPGEDRQATLHLSLSDASGDSAIVEYIGGRQVIHHDRRYQVMTNSPIFEQQLALNSYWQQIGGTVMLPGTNRSADRFARASFYINAIPKAEDPVEALASVFSVIRNASVPYGITTPGEPNISSTRWRTVADHKRRLYFFESALTPNTFWVDLNKVDFAGKVLKLDLGKDQRNTFAGDALGQFVPSAPFAFLGVDG; from the coding sequence ATGGCACGGATGAAGTGGATGGGAAGGGGAATGCTGGCGGTCGCGCTGGCCGCAGCCGTGGCACCGGCACTAGCCTGCACGCGCGCGGTGTACCTGGGTGACAACGGCGATGTGATCACCGCGCGCTCGATGGACTGGAAGGTCGATGTGGCGACCAACCTCTACATACTGCCGCGCGGCATTGCGCGCACCGGCCAGGCCGGCCCGAAGTCGCTGGCGTGGACCGCGCGCTACGGCTCGGTGGTGGCCACCGGCTACGACGTGTCGACCACCGATGGCATGAACGAAAAGGGCCTGGTGGCCAACCTGCTGTGGCTGGTCGAATCGGAGTATCCGCAGCAGCGTGGCAACAAGCCGGGTCTGGCGATTTCGCTGTGGGCGCAGTATGTGCTGGACAACTTCGCTACCGTGGAAGAGGCGGTCGCTGCGTTGAAACGCGAGCCGTACGCGATCGTCACCGACAAGGTGCCCGGTGAAGATCGGCAGGCGACGCTGCACCTGTCGCTGTCCGATGCCAGCGGCGACAGTGCCATCGTCGAGTACATCGGCGGCCGCCAGGTGATCCACCATGACCGGCGCTACCAGGTGATGACCAATTCGCCTATCTTCGAGCAGCAGCTGGCGCTCAACAGCTACTGGCAGCAGATCGGCGGCACGGTGATGCTGCCGGGCACCAACCGCTCTGCTGACCGTTTCGCGCGCGCCTCGTTCTACATCAACGCCATTCCCAAGGCCGAGGATCCGGTGGAGGCCTTGGCCAGTGTGTTCAGCGTGATCCGCAACGCGTCGGTGCCGTATGGCATCACCACGCCGGGTGAGCCGAACATCTCATCCACGCGCTGGCGCACCGTGGCCGACCACAAGCGGCGGCTGTACTTCTTCGAATCGGCATTGACCCCGAACACCTTCTGGGTCGATCTGAACAAGGTCGATTTCGCCGGCAAGGTGCTCAAGCTCGACCTCGGCAAGGACCAGCGCAATACCTTCGCCGGTGATGCACTGGGCCAGTTCGTGCCCAGCGCACCGTTCGCCTTCCTCGGCGTCGACGGTTAG
- a CDS encoding DUF6491 family protein: MTHQQVSLVLATSLGLVLAASVSAQERTPPAPHCMDAVGVQEVEQASPRSIALRAASGQPFRIDFNEDCPGVRGATSLKLEVPAGWACGRPSERVVVDGRRCTISAVTPLQNREYASVARDSDRLRTATLPAVTIRERKEVRRSFGGSPSYCFATRNVRAWSSDPQGMLVETNPRRNGGHRYYRVELGSHCRQLDRAPQLSFHSGLQNGLICGNPGDRIMTAEFETDDLRGEGIAPLPQYTRGSCTIQAVYPASSQASN, encoded by the coding sequence ATGACCCATCAGCAGGTGTCCCTGGTGCTCGCCACCAGCCTCGGCCTGGTGCTCGCAGCTTCGGTCTCCGCACAGGAGCGTACGCCACCGGCTCCGCACTGCATGGACGCTGTCGGCGTACAGGAAGTGGAGCAGGCATCACCGCGCTCGATCGCACTGCGCGCCGCCTCCGGCCAGCCCTTTCGGATCGACTTCAACGAAGATTGCCCCGGCGTCCGCGGTGCCACCTCGCTGAAACTGGAAGTCCCCGCCGGCTGGGCCTGCGGCCGCCCCAGCGAACGCGTCGTGGTCGACGGCCGCCGATGCACCATCAGCGCGGTCACCCCGCTGCAGAATCGCGAGTATGCCAGCGTCGCCCGCGACAGCGACCGCCTGCGCACCGCTACCCTGCCTGCCGTGACCATCCGCGAACGCAAGGAGGTGCGTCGCAGCTTCGGCGGCTCACCGTCCTACTGCTTTGCCACGCGCAACGTGCGTGCCTGGTCATCCGACCCGCAGGGCATGCTGGTGGAGACCAATCCGCGCCGCAATGGCGGCCATCGCTACTACCGGGTCGAACTCGGCAGCCACTGCCGCCAGCTCGACCGCGCGCCGCAGCTGAGCTTCCACTCGGGCCTGCAGAACGGCCTGATCTGTGGCAATCCCGGCGATCGGATCATGACTGCCGAATTCGAGACAGACGATCTGCGCGGTGAAGGCATCGCCCCGCTGCCGCAGTACACCCGCGGCAGCTGCACGATCCAGGCGGTCTACCCGGCCTCCAGCCAGGCGTCGAACTAA
- a CDS encoding helix-turn-helix transcriptional regulator produces the protein MGAIFHLRHYGQATGLDRHDYAQWVLPVQGELQFEMEGRGGRLDVLQGAFVAAGEAHDQMADGPNGFVIVDCPPGVLDDGTQEHLCRQRWLHLPLALRRRLAEVQAGQSMPALLPQLLQVFAPAGSGARMQGLCAAVQADPGQAWPVARMAAFVGVSESRLHALFRQEFGLSPQAWLSASRLRWAKHQLRTSVAPISDIALAAGYSEQSALTRALRRECGQTPAAWRRGAGL, from the coding sequence ATGGGCGCCATCTTCCATCTGCGGCACTACGGCCAGGCTACCGGCCTGGACCGCCATGACTACGCGCAGTGGGTGCTGCCAGTGCAGGGTGAACTGCAGTTCGAAATGGAAGGTCGCGGAGGTCGGCTGGACGTGCTGCAGGGGGCATTCGTGGCCGCCGGTGAGGCGCATGACCAGATGGCTGATGGTCCCAATGGTTTCGTGATCGTTGACTGTCCTCCGGGCGTACTTGATGACGGCACGCAGGAGCATCTGTGCCGGCAGCGCTGGCTGCATCTGCCGCTGGCATTGCGCCGACGCCTCGCTGAGGTGCAGGCAGGGCAGTCAATGCCGGCGCTGCTGCCGCAGTTGCTGCAGGTATTTGCACCTGCCGGCAGTGGCGCGCGCATGCAGGGTCTGTGTGCGGCGGTCCAGGCCGACCCCGGGCAGGCGTGGCCGGTGGCGCGCATGGCGGCGTTCGTCGGGGTCAGCGAGAGCCGTTTGCATGCGCTGTTCCGGCAGGAGTTCGGGCTCAGCCCGCAGGCCTGGCTCAGTGCAAGCCGGTTGCGTTGGGCCAAGCACCAGCTGCGCACCAGCGTGGCGCCGATCAGCGATATCGCGCTGGCCGCGGGCTATTCCGAGCAGAGCGCACTGACCCGTGCGCTGCGCCGCGAGTGCGGCCAGACTCCCGCAGCGTGGCGCCGGGGCGCCGGACTGTAG
- a CDS encoding DMT family transporter produces MRNNPMALGIANGVAAGALWGVVFLAPAVLQSFNALQLSAGRYLVYGLIAVVLLLPRWKRLAPQLGRTEWIGLLWLSLAGNLVYFLLLATAVQWAGGAAASLIVGLIPVVVTLVGVREQGAVPLKQLLPALGLCVLGVALFGWEALMSEHLATPWRQRLIGLLCAFGALFSWALYSIGNSRWLARRPDLSSHDWSLLTGVTTGGLALLLVPMAFIGHTSGHTAAQWSGFWAISAGVAVVASILGNAFWNRASRLLPLTLTGQMIVFETLFALTYAFAWQQRWPSLLEALAIVFLVAGVMLCAHAHRTPRAIAEHVG; encoded by the coding sequence ATGCGCAACAACCCGATGGCCCTAGGCATCGCCAATGGCGTTGCCGCTGGCGCGCTGTGGGGCGTGGTCTTCCTCGCGCCCGCCGTGCTGCAGTCGTTCAACGCCCTGCAATTGTCGGCCGGCCGCTATCTGGTCTACGGCCTGATCGCCGTAGTACTGCTGCTCCCGCGCTGGAAGCGGCTGGCACCCCAGCTGGGTCGCACCGAATGGATCGGGCTGCTGTGGCTGAGCCTGGCCGGGAACCTGGTGTACTTCCTGCTGCTGGCCACGGCGGTGCAGTGGGCCGGCGGTGCGGCGGCGTCGCTGATTGTCGGCCTGATTCCGGTGGTGGTCACCCTGGTCGGCGTGCGCGAACAGGGTGCAGTGCCTTTGAAGCAGCTGCTGCCGGCACTGGGCCTGTGCGTGCTGGGCGTGGCCCTGTTTGGTTGGGAAGCACTGATGTCCGAGCACCTGGCAACTCCGTGGCGGCAGCGCCTGATCGGCCTGCTGTGCGCGTTCGGCGCGCTGTTCTCGTGGGCGTTGTACTCGATCGGCAACAGCCGCTGGCTGGCGCGTCGACCGGACTTGTCCAGCCACGACTGGTCGCTGCTGACCGGCGTCACCACCGGCGGCCTGGCCCTGCTACTGGTGCCGATGGCCTTCATCGGGCACACCAGCGGGCACACGGCGGCGCAGTGGAGTGGTTTCTGGGCAATCAGCGCCGGTGTGGCGGTGGTGGCCTCGATCCTCGGCAATGCGTTCTGGAACCGCGCCAGCCGCCTGCTGCCGCTGACCCTGACCGGCCAGATGATCGTGTTCGAGACGCTGTTCGCGCTGACGTATGCCTTCGCCTGGCAGCAGCGCTGGCCTTCGCTGCTGGAAGCGTTGGCGATCGTGTTCCTGGTGGCCGGCGTGATGCTGTGCGCGCATGCCCATCGTACTCCACGGGCGATCGCCGAACATGTCGGCTGA
- the thrA gene encoding bifunctional aspartate kinase/homoserine dehydrogenase I — protein sequence MSSHAPAHPVAPADLAAPSIVVHKFGGTSVADAERYRHVAGLLLARPESLQVTVVSAMKGVTDALIELAQLAAMGDEGWREAWHALRARHRGAAVALLGEQVGETVEWIDARFDQLAEVLAALAVIGELPREVLDRVQGLGEVFSAQLLGTHLRALGEDCAVLDARDVLVVGHGELGVDVDWESSADRLAKWRLRHPQMRLVATGFVARDRHDRITTLGRNGSDYSGAIFAALFNADELHIWTDVDGVLSADPRLVPEAVQLESLSYDEACELAYFGAKVVHPQTMSPAIRLGLPIFIRNTFQPAHPGTRISAERSPRGPVKGLTLSPGLALLNLEGTGLIGVPGTAERVFAALRQAQVSVVMISQGSSEHSICCVVRAAEAARGREALLHAFAHELSVGQVQRVQVSEGVSVLAAVGDGMAGQPGVAARLFEALGRAQVNILAIAQGSSERNISVAVDSADATRALRAAHAGFWLSSQTFAVGVIGPGNVGAALLDQLLAARLQLLAKANVDLRLRALASRSRMRLEVDGLHADWREALQDAGEPSDLDRFTEHLLAAHLPHAVVIDCSGSADVAERYEGWLAAGIHVVTPNKQAGAGPLPRYQRIRAAAAASGARFRYEATVGAGLPVITTLRDLVDTGDEVLAIEGIFSGTLAWLFNRFDGSQPFSQLVAQARSMGYTEPDPRDDLSGVDVARKLVILAREAGHALSLEQVQVESLVPALLRDGSVDDFMARLGESDASLLQRLQDARARGAVLRYVAQLGADGASVGLQELPADHAFANLRLTDNVVQFRTRRYCDNPLVVQGPGAGPEVTAAGVFADLLRVAAGEGARL from the coding sequence ATGTCTTCCCACGCCCCCGCTCATCCCGTTGCCCCGGCCGATCTGGCTGCACCTTCCATCGTCGTGCACAAGTTCGGCGGCACCTCGGTGGCCGATGCCGAACGCTACCGCCACGTTGCGGGCCTGCTGCTGGCCCGTCCCGAATCGCTGCAGGTCACTGTCGTTTCGGCAATGAAGGGCGTCACTGACGCGCTGATCGAGCTGGCCCAGCTGGCGGCCATGGGCGACGAAGGCTGGCGCGAGGCCTGGCATGCGCTGCGCGCGCGTCACCGTGGCGCCGCCGTGGCCCTGCTGGGCGAGCAGGTGGGCGAGACCGTCGAATGGATCGATGCCCGCTTCGATCAACTGGCCGAAGTGCTTGCGGCGCTGGCGGTGATCGGCGAGCTGCCGCGCGAAGTGCTCGACCGCGTGCAGGGCCTGGGCGAAGTATTCTCCGCGCAACTGCTTGGCACCCACCTGCGTGCCTTGGGCGAAGACTGTGCGGTACTCGATGCACGCGACGTGCTGGTGGTCGGGCATGGCGAACTGGGCGTGGATGTCGACTGGGAGTCCAGCGCGGACCGCCTGGCCAAGTGGCGCCTGCGGCATCCGCAGATGCGCCTGGTCGCCACCGGTTTCGTTGCCCGTGACCGCCATGACCGCATCACCACGCTCGGCCGCAACGGCAGCGACTATTCCGGCGCGATCTTCGCCGCGTTGTTCAATGCCGATGAACTGCACATCTGGACCGACGTCGACGGCGTGCTGTCGGCCGACCCGCGGCTGGTGCCCGAGGCGGTGCAGCTGGAGTCACTGAGCTACGACGAGGCCTGCGAACTGGCTTATTTCGGCGCCAAGGTGGTGCACCCGCAGACGATGTCGCCGGCGATCCGCCTCGGCCTGCCGATCTTCATCCGCAATACCTTCCAGCCGGCGCATCCGGGGACGCGCATCAGCGCCGAGCGCTCGCCGCGCGGGCCGGTGAAGGGCCTGACCCTGAGCCCCGGCTTGGCCCTGTTGAACCTGGAGGGCACCGGCCTGATCGGCGTGCCCGGTACCGCCGAGCGCGTGTTCGCGGCGCTGCGCCAGGCGCAGGTGTCGGTGGTGATGATCTCGCAGGGTTCGTCAGAGCATTCGATCTGCTGCGTGGTGCGCGCCGCCGAAGCCGCGCGTGGCCGCGAAGCGCTGCTGCACGCGTTCGCGCATGAACTGTCGGTAGGGCAGGTGCAGCGGGTGCAGGTCAGTGAGGGCGTCAGCGTGCTGGCGGCAGTGGGTGACGGCATGGCCGGCCAGCCCGGTGTGGCGGCGCGCCTGTTCGAGGCGCTGGGACGCGCGCAGGTGAACATCCTGGCGATCGCGCAGGGCTCGTCGGAGCGCAATATTTCTGTGGCGGTGGACAGTGCCGATGCCACCCGCGCATTGCGGGCCGCACATGCGGGCTTCTGGCTGTCGTCGCAGACGTTCGCGGTCGGCGTGATCGGGCCGGGCAACGTCGGCGCGGCACTGCTGGACCAGCTGCTGGCGGCCCGCCTGCAGCTGCTGGCCAAGGCCAATGTGGATCTTCGCCTGCGCGCGCTGGCCTCGCGTTCGCGCATGCGGCTGGAAGTGGATGGCCTGCACGCCGATTGGCGGGAGGCATTGCAGGACGCGGGCGAGCCCAGCGACCTGGATCGCTTCACCGAACACCTGCTGGCCGCGCACCTGCCGCATGCGGTGGTGATCGACTGCAGTGGCAGCGCCGACGTGGCCGAGCGCTATGAGGGCTGGCTGGCCGCCGGCATCCACGTGGTGACTCCGAACAAGCAGGCCGGTGCTGGCCCGTTGCCGCGCTACCAGCGCATCCGCGCTGCTGCGGCGGCCAGTGGTGCGCGCTTCCGCTACGAAGCCACGGTGGGCGCGGGCCTGCCGGTGATCACCACGCTGCGTGATCTGGTCGATACGGGCGACGAGGTGCTGGCGATCGAAGGCATCTTCTCCGGCACGCTGGCGTGGCTGTTCAACCGCTTCGACGGCAGTCAGCCGTTCTCGCAGCTGGTCGCGCAGGCGCGGTCGATGGGCTACACCGAGCCGGACCCGCGCGATGATCTTTCGGGCGTGGACGTGGCGCGCAAGCTGGTGATCCTCGCCCGCGAGGCCGGCCACGCGCTCAGCCTGGAACAGGTACAGGTGGAAAGCCTGGTGCCGGCGCTGCTGCGCGACGGCAGCGTGGATGACTTCATGGCGCGGCTGGGCGAGTCCGATGCCAGCCTGTTGCAGCGGTTGCAGGACGCGCGGGCGCGTGGCGCGGTGCTGCGCTACGTGGCACAGCTGGGCGCTGACGGTGCCTCGGTGGGCCTGCAGGAACTGCCCGCCGACCACGCCTTCGCCAACCTTCGGTTGACCGATAACGTGGTGCAGTTCCGTACCCGTCGCTACTGCGACAACCCGTTGGTGGTGCAGGGTCCGGGCGCCGGCCCGGAAGTCACCGCCGCCGGTGTGTTTGCCGACCTGCTGCGGGTCGCGGCCGGTGAAGGAGCGCGCCTGTGA
- a CDS encoding homoserine kinase: MIARAFAPASVANVAVGFDILGHAISGVGDTVSVRRIDEPLVRIEAIRGSAVELPLEAAGNTAGAALMSLRDGLGLDFGFAVEIDKGIPFGSGMGGSAASCVAALVAANALLDVPLSREALYPFALDGEAVASGGRHGDNVGPLLLGGLALCTADRLLPIPVPATWHSLLVHPHAVLETRRARQVLQGSYALGEFVAQSANLALVLSGCHRSDAALVRAGLRDVLVEPRRAGLIAGFEAARDAALSAHAMGAGISGAGPSVFAWFEDADQARTAVAPVQAAFAAAGFDSDAWVSPLDAPGARLC; this comes from the coding sequence GTGATCGCACGTGCGTTCGCGCCGGCCTCGGTGGCCAACGTAGCGGTGGGCTTCGATATTCTCGGTCACGCCATTTCCGGTGTTGGCGATACCGTGAGCGTGCGCCGCATCGACGAGCCGCTGGTGCGCATCGAGGCGATTCGCGGCAGTGCCGTCGAGCTGCCGCTGGAGGCAGCCGGGAACACCGCCGGCGCTGCGCTGATGTCACTGCGCGACGGCCTGGGCCTGGATTTCGGATTCGCGGTGGAGATCGACAAGGGCATTCCGTTCGGTTCCGGCATGGGCGGTTCGGCAGCGTCATGCGTTGCGGCGCTGGTTGCCGCCAACGCGCTGCTGGATGTACCGCTGTCGCGCGAGGCGCTGTATCCGTTTGCGCTCGATGGCGAGGCGGTGGCCAGCGGTGGCCGCCACGGCGACAACGTGGGGCCGCTGCTGCTGGGTGGTCTTGCGCTGTGTACGGCCGATCGCCTGCTGCCAATTCCGGTGCCGGCGACCTGGCACAGCCTGCTGGTGCATCCGCACGCGGTGCTGGAAACACGCCGTGCGCGCCAGGTGCTGCAGGGCAGCTACGCGCTGGGTGAATTCGTGGCACAGAGTGCGAACCTCGCGCTGGTACTCAGTGGTTGCCATCGTAGTGATGCGGCGCTGGTGCGGGCTGGATTGCGCGATGTGCTGGTCGAACCACGGCGGGCCGGCCTGATTGCAGGTTTCGAAGCAGCCCGCGATGCGGCGCTGTCGGCCCATGCAATGGGTGCGGGCATCTCCGGTGCCGGACCCAGCGTGTTCGCCTGGTTCGAGGACGCCGACCAGGCCCGCACCGCTGTCGCACCGGTGCAGGCGGCATTTGCCGCCGCCGGTTTCGACAGCGATGCCTGGGTGTCGCCGCTGGATGCACCGGGAGCCCGCTTGTGCTGA
- the thrC gene encoding threonine synthase, with amino-acid sequence MQFVSTRGQSPAVGLSAAIASGLAPDGGLYVPQVLPAARELRAGATLADTAADLLAPFFSGDALESALPSICREAFDFQVPLRALGGGDHVLELFHGPTAAFKDIGARFLAGTLSRLQAGKDHDLTIVVATSGDTGAAVAAAFHRQPGVRVVVLYPDGRVSPRQAHQLGCFGDNIQALRVAGAFDDCQAMVKQALADRELQAQGPLSSANSISLGRLLPQMSYYAHAALSHYATHRRRLNLVVPTGNLGNAMAAVLARALGVPIGQIVLATNANAVLPAYFNGGDYQPQASVATVANAMDVGAPSNFERLRWLYLGDDAELRAAFRAFAVDDVTIRATIAAAHASNGELFCPHTATAVKVLQDLRARGAKGDWAVVATAHPAKFEAVVEPLIGEAVAVPPALDALLQRPAHAEPLAAEYAALREVLLR; translated from the coding sequence ATGCAATTTGTTTCGACCCGGGGTCAGTCCCCGGCCGTTGGCCTCAGTGCGGCGATCGCTTCAGGATTGGCGCCCGATGGAGGGCTGTATGTTCCGCAGGTGCTGCCGGCGGCACGTGAGCTGCGGGCCGGCGCAACGCTGGCCGATACCGCCGCCGATCTGCTGGCACCGTTCTTTTCCGGCGACGCGCTGGAGTCTGCGTTGCCGTCGATCTGCCGGGAAGCGTTCGACTTTCAGGTTCCGCTGCGTGCATTGGGCGGCGGTGACCATGTGCTGGAGCTGTTCCATGGGCCGACGGCGGCGTTCAAGGATATCGGTGCGCGCTTCCTGGCCGGAACACTGTCGCGGCTGCAGGCCGGCAAGGACCACGATCTGACGATTGTTGTCGCCACGTCTGGCGATACCGGCGCCGCCGTTGCTGCGGCCTTCCATCGCCAGCCCGGCGTGCGCGTGGTGGTGCTGTATCCGGATGGCCGCGTGTCACCGCGCCAGGCGCATCAGCTCGGTTGTTTCGGCGACAACATCCAGGCGCTGCGCGTGGCCGGCGCGTTCGACGATTGCCAGGCGATGGTCAAGCAGGCACTGGCTGACCGCGAACTGCAGGCGCAGGGGCCGCTGAGTTCGGCCAACAGCATCAGCCTCGGCCGCCTGCTGCCGCAGATGAGTTATTACGCGCATGCGGCGTTGTCCCATTACGCGACGCATCGTCGTCGGCTCAATCTGGTGGTGCCGACCGGCAACCTTGGCAATGCGATGGCGGCCGTGCTGGCGCGCGCGCTGGGCGTGCCGATCGGGCAGATCGTGCTGGCCACCAATGCCAATGCGGTACTGCCGGCGTACTTCAATGGCGGCGACTACCAGCCGCAGGCCAGCGTGGCCACCGTGGCCAATGCAATGGACGTAGGGGCGCCCAGCAACTTTGAACGCCTGCGCTGGCTTTACCTCGGAGATGACGCCGAGCTGCGCGCTGCGTTCCGCGCGTTCGCGGTGGATGACGTGACCATCCGCGCGACGATTGCGGCGGCGCACGCCAGCAACGGCGAACTGTTCTGCCCGCATACGGCCACAGCGGTGAAGGTGCTGCAGGACCTGCGTGCGCGCGGCGCCAAGGGCGACTGGGCGGTGGTGGCTACCGCACATCCGGCCAAGTTCGAGGCAGTGGTGGAGCCCTTGATTGGCGAAGCAGTGGCCGTGCCGCCGGCGCTGGATGCGCTGCTGCAGCGGCCCGCGCACGCGGAACCGTTGGCCGCGGAGTATGCGGCGTTGCGCGAGGTGTTGCTGCGTTGA
- a CDS encoding Crp/Fnr family transcriptional regulator, producing the protein MSRPSGAPPATNDPASPSCNTLDCLHCSVRHLAVCSALSPDEVQALEQVTVSQQVSMGSTLARTGEERDHVYTLTGGALRLVRTLADGRRQINGFVLPGDYLGLSGSDHHRYDIEAIADSRVCRVALPQMKALRSRFPHLERKLLQRACQELDAAQDAALALARLQPAEKVADFLLRLAAREAKLGGDGLRVSLPMGRGDIADHLGLTMETVSRTFTKLRQQGLIALPHLNVVEILDEDGLRTLAGEGLI; encoded by the coding sequence ATGTCACGGCCTTCCGGCGCTCCGCCCGCCACCAACGATCCCGCCTCGCCGTCCTGCAACACGCTGGACTGCCTGCACTGCTCGGTTCGCCACCTTGCGGTGTGCTCGGCGCTGTCGCCCGATGAAGTGCAGGCACTGGAACAGGTCACCGTTTCCCAGCAGGTCAGCATGGGCAGTACCCTGGCCCGCACCGGCGAAGAGCGCGACCATGTCTATACATTGACCGGCGGCGCCCTGCGCCTGGTGCGCACCCTGGCCGATGGCCGCCGCCAGATCAATGGCTTCGTGCTTCCTGGCGACTACCTGGGCCTGAGCGGCAGTGACCACCACCGCTACGATATCGAGGCCATCGCAGACAGCCGCGTATGCCGTGTCGCGCTGCCGCAGATGAAGGCGCTTCGCAGCCGCTTCCCGCACCTGGAACGCAAGCTGCTGCAGCGTGCCTGCCAGGAGCTGGACGCCGCGCAGGATGCCGCGCTGGCACTGGCGCGGCTGCAGCCGGCCGAGAAAGTGGCCGACTTCCTGCTGCGCCTGGCCGCGCGCGAGGCCAAGCTGGGTGGCGATGGCCTGCGCGTCTCGCTGCCGATGGGGCGTGGCGACATCGCCGACCATCTGGGCCTGACCATGGAAACGGTCAGCCGTACCTTCACCAAGCTGCGCCAGCAGGGGCTGATTGCCCTGCCCCACCTGAACGTAGTGGAGATCCTCGACGAGGACGGGTTGCGCACGCTGGCCGGTGAAGGGTTGATCTGA
- the hisS gene encoding histidine--tRNA ligase, whose product MIKPRTPPGTLELLPREQIAFQRMLDVIRRNYERFGFLPVETPVFELSDVLLTKSGGETERQVYFVQSTGALANAAESGDRSLPEMALRFDLTVPLARYVAEHEHELTFPFRRYQMQRVYRGERAQRGRFREFYQCDIDVIGKDSLSVRYDAEVLAVIHAVFSELRIGDFSIQLNNRKLMRGFFESLGVAEGERQLAVLREVDKLDKRGADYVRETLVGEGFEIPAEQVEKILAFVAVRSQGHADALAQLATLEADAGSSEILRTGVAELREVLQLVQALGVPETAYCLNFSIARGLDYYTGTVYETTLTDHPQIGSICSGGRYEDLASHYSKSKLPGVGISIGLSRLFWQLREAGLIDGIEGSSVQALVALMDEQGMPQSLDIARRLRAGGINTEVQMEPKKIGKQFQYAAKAGIRFVVLAGEDELARGVVAVKDLLREQQFEVSRDELASTLQVELEQSKVM is encoded by the coding sequence GTGATCAAGCCCCGTACCCCGCCCGGCACCCTTGAACTGTTGCCGCGCGAGCAGATTGCGTTCCAGCGCATGCTGGACGTGATCCGTCGCAACTACGAGCGCTTCGGGTTCCTGCCGGTGGAGACGCCGGTGTTCGAGCTGTCCGACGTGCTGCTGACCAAGTCCGGTGGCGAGACCGAGCGCCAGGTGTATTTCGTGCAGTCCACCGGTGCGCTGGCCAACGCCGCCGAATCGGGTGACCGTTCGCTGCCGGAAATGGCGCTGCGCTTCGACCTGACCGTGCCGCTGGCGCGCTACGTGGCCGAGCACGAGCATGAACTGACCTTCCCGTTCCGTCGCTACCAGATGCAGCGGGTGTACCGCGGCGAGCGCGCCCAACGCGGCCGCTTCCGTGAGTTCTACCAGTGCGACATCGACGTGATCGGCAAGGACAGCCTGAGCGTGCGATACGACGCCGAAGTGCTGGCGGTCATCCACGCGGTGTTCTCGGAACTGCGCATCGGTGACTTCAGCATCCAGCTGAACAACCGCAAGTTGATGCGTGGCTTCTTCGAGAGCCTGGGCGTGGCGGAGGGCGAGCGCCAGCTGGCAGTGCTGCGCGAAGTGGACAAGCTGGACAAGCGCGGCGCCGATTACGTGCGCGAGACGCTGGTGGGCGAGGGCTTCGAGATTCCGGCCGAGCAGGTCGAGAAGATCCTGGCGTTCGTGGCCGTGCGTTCGCAGGGCCATGCCGATGCACTGGCGCAGCTGGCCACGCTTGAAGCCGACGCCGGTTCTTCGGAGATCCTGCGTACCGGCGTCGCCGAACTGCGCGAAGTGCTGCAGCTGGTGCAGGCGCTGGGCGTGCCGGAAACCGCGTACTGCCTGAATTTCTCCATTGCGCGCGGCCTGGACTACTACACCGGTACCGTCTACGAGACCACGCTGACCGACCACCCGCAGATCGGTTCGATCTGCTCGGGCGGCCGCTACGAAGACCTGGCCAGCCACTACAGCAAGTCGAAGCTGCCGGGCGTGGGCATCTCCATCGGCCTGTCGCGCCTGTTCTGGCAGCTGCGCGAAGCCGGCCTGATCGATGGCATCGAGGGCAGCAGCGTGCAGGCGCTGGTGGCGCTGATGGACGAGCAGGGCATGCCGCAGTCGCTGGACATCGCGCGCCGCCTTCGCGCCGGTGGCATCAACACCGAAGTGCAGATGGAGCCGAAGAAGATCGGCAAGCAGTTCCAGTACGCCGCCAAGGCCGGCATCCGCTTCGTGGTGCTGGCCGGTGAGGACGAGCTGGCGCGCGGCGTGGTGGCGGTGAAGGACCTCCTGCGCGAGCAGCAGTTCGAAGTCTCCCGTGACGAGTTGGCCAGCACCCTGCAGGTCGAGCTGGAGCAGTCGAAGGTGATGTAA
- a CDS encoding YerC/YecD family TrpR-related protein, protein MKARPEIAAKDPKADLEALARAFAALREPEQVEAFLRDLCTPAELEAMADRWKVVPLLQQGVPYREIHERTGVSVTTTGRVARTLEHGHRGYAAAIDRLASR, encoded by the coding sequence GTGAAAGCCCGCCCCGAAATTGCCGCCAAAGACCCGAAGGCCGACCTTGAAGCCCTGGCCCGGGCCTTTGCCGCCCTGCGCGAGCCGGAACAGGTCGAGGCCTTCCTGCGCGATCTGTGCACACCGGCCGAGCTGGAAGCCATGGCCGACCGCTGGAAGGTGGTGCCGCTGCTGCAGCAGGGCGTGCCGTACCGCGAGATCCACGAGCGCACCGGCGTCAGCGTGACCACCACCGGACGGGTGGCACGCACCCTTGAGCATGGCCATCGAGGCTATGCCGCCGCCATCGACCGCCTTGCCTCGCGCTGA